Proteins encoded in a region of the Rhodopirellula halodulae genome:
- a CDS encoding acyl-CoA thioesterase: MSDSPLTHVYRFRVAYQETDGQRRVHHANYLNYFERGRVEMLRDLGHNYKSIEDDGRMLVVAEMNVRYMAPAEFDDCLELTTTVTEVRKVRMRHRYQIHRDGQLLVEADSVIACIDRSGKLTRLPKLDPQPQ, translated from the coding sequence GTGAGCGATTCTCCTCTGACGCACGTGTACCGATTTCGTGTTGCCTATCAAGAAACGGATGGGCAACGCCGTGTACACCACGCGAATTATCTCAACTACTTCGAACGCGGTCGCGTCGAGATGTTGCGCGATCTCGGCCATAACTACAAATCGATCGAAGACGACGGTCGGATGTTGGTCGTGGCGGAAATGAATGTCCGCTACATGGCGCCCGCGGAATTTGATGACTGTCTTGAACTGACCACGACGGTCACCGAAGTTCGCAAGGTCCGAATGCGTCATCGCTATCAGATCCATCGTGATGGCCAGTTGTTGGTTGAGGCTGATTCGGTGATTGCGTGCATTGATCGAAGTGGCAAACTCACCCGTTTGCCCAAGTTGGATCCCCAGCCGCAATAG
- a CDS encoding metal-sulfur cluster assembly factor: MALAEDKVREALKEVIDPELYVNIVDLGLVYVVKVGEEKEDGRHDVNVEMTMTSPMCPAGPQLVAGTKNAAESLEEVDTCEVKVVMEPAWTPDCMTDEARDHLGIF, from the coding sequence ATGGCTCTGGCTGAAGACAAAGTCCGCGAAGCACTGAAAGAAGTCATCGACCCCGAGTTGTACGTCAACATTGTTGACTTGGGATTGGTGTACGTCGTGAAAGTGGGAGAAGAGAAAGAAGATGGCCGTCACGACGTGAACGTCGAAATGACAATGACCAGCCCCATGTGCCCCGCGGGTCCACAGTTGGTTGCCGGTACCAAGAATGCCGCTGAGTCGTTGGAAGAGGTCGATACCTGCGAAGTCAAAGTCGTGATGGAGCCCGCTTGGACTCCCGACTGCATGACAGACGAAGCCCGTGATCACCTCGGCATCTTTTGA
- a CDS encoding ComEA family DNA-binding protein, producing the protein MEVAAKDGSDHAEMGRGDSVSMIATPTPKIALTVPGIQSTLFAGMVVLLGFSRFTSQQPTANPDVSITADAELSPPLSVDLNASDCRELTLLPGIGPKLAERVVRHREQNGPFRSIEHLGDVHGVGPKLLASLRRWVHVEVPERVGPAIQPAGIDRDLAEWQFGLTISQEPAMMNP; encoded by the coding sequence ATGGAAGTTGCCGCAAAGGACGGATCCGATCACGCCGAAATGGGCCGTGGCGATTCGGTTTCGATGATTGCCACGCCAACGCCCAAGATTGCATTGACGGTCCCGGGCATCCAATCGACGTTGTTTGCTGGCATGGTCGTTTTGCTGGGCTTCAGTCGGTTCACGTCGCAGCAGCCGACGGCAAATCCAGATGTTTCGATCACTGCGGACGCCGAGCTTTCGCCGCCGCTCAGTGTCGACCTGAACGCATCTGACTGCCGAGAGCTGACGTTGCTACCCGGAATCGGTCCAAAACTGGCCGAACGCGTCGTCCGGCACCGCGAACAGAATGGACCGTTCCGGTCGATCGAACATCTTGGCGATGTCCATGGCGTCGGGCCCAAATTGCTGGCGTCGCTGAGACGGTGGGTGCACGTGGAAGTACCTGAAAGGGTCGGGCCAGCAATTCAGCCAGCCGGAATCGACCGAGACCTCGCCGAGTGGCAGTTCGGTTTGACGATTTCGCAAGAGCCAGCCATGATGAACCCCTGA
- the dapB gene encoding 4-hydroxy-tetrahydrodipicolinate reductase, which translates to MADSTGPILLTVHGAAGRMGRRVVALGLADPTFQLVGAIDHADSDQAGQDSGSVAGEAPSGVEISAQWPTLDDASSPKAVVDFSLPEAIDGCIEQCVKTQSPLVVATTGLSEEQKQRLAEAAKTIPIVWAPSMSLAVNLSMKIAEQITAALKDVSGGLDVEILERHHRFKADAPSGTALKFGELIAGQLGESTQHVHGREGHTGARTREEIGYHAIRVGDNPGEHTIVFGMLGEKIELNVAASNRDCYASGALAAAKWLIQQQKGPGLYSMFDVLGMA; encoded by the coding sequence GTGGCAGATTCAACAGGTCCAATTCTCCTGACAGTTCACGGTGCCGCGGGACGCATGGGCCGTCGCGTGGTGGCTCTCGGGTTGGCGGATCCAACGTTCCAATTGGTCGGTGCGATCGACCATGCGGACAGCGACCAAGCGGGACAGGATTCGGGATCGGTGGCTGGTGAAGCTCCCTCCGGCGTGGAGATTTCGGCACAGTGGCCCACCCTGGACGACGCATCGTCACCCAAAGCCGTGGTGGACTTTTCGTTGCCCGAAGCCATCGATGGGTGCATCGAACAATGCGTGAAAACTCAGTCGCCATTGGTGGTGGCCACCACCGGATTGTCCGAAGAACAAAAACAGCGTTTGGCCGAAGCCGCCAAGACCATCCCGATCGTTTGGGCTCCCAGCATGTCGCTGGCGGTGAATCTGTCGATGAAAATCGCGGAACAGATCACAGCCGCTCTGAAGGACGTTTCGGGCGGTCTCGACGTGGAAATTTTGGAACGGCACCACCGATTCAAAGCCGACGCTCCCAGCGGAACCGCTTTGAAGTTTGGTGAGTTGATCGCGGGACAGTTGGGTGAATCAACACAACATGTTCACGGTCGAGAAGGACACACGGGGGCGCGGACTCGCGAAGAAATCGGCTACCACGCAATCCGAGTGGGCGATAACCCGGGTGAACACACCATCGTGTTCGGGATGCTGGGCGAGAAGATTGAACTGAACGTCGCCGCAAGCAACCGTGACTGCTACGCGTCCGGTGCATTGGCCGCGGCCAAGTGGTTGATTCAACAGCAAAAAGGCCCAGGGCTGTACAGCATGTTCGACGTGCTGGGCATGGCTTAG
- a CDS encoding 1,4-dihydroxy-6-naphthoate synthase, whose amino-acid sequence MNAIDSAPHELRIGEGPELHLGISTCPNDTFAFSRLLDAAAGNDQASFDTGGFTWRIELLDIDELNQRLLAGEFDLAKTSFHAALLMADETVVLPVGSALGFGVGPLLLAARGNTRPEDSQQITLCPGEHTTAHLLFRLFFPETTSVRQVIFSDIMPALQNESADFGVCIHEGRFTYQDSGLHLAADLGEMWEKETRRPLPLGGLVMRDRFDSSAMATACNVIRRSLESARQNPDSALPAMRRYAQEMDDNVLMKHVELYVNDWTVDLGELGRDALTTLSLRAQQVGLGTSKLRFFCGETGIHG is encoded by the coding sequence GTGAACGCCATCGATTCCGCACCTCATGAGCTTCGCATCGGCGAAGGCCCCGAATTGCACCTGGGCATCTCCACCTGCCCCAATGACACCTTCGCGTTTTCGCGATTGCTGGACGCGGCCGCGGGGAATGACCAAGCATCGTTTGATACCGGCGGGTTCACTTGGCGGATCGAGCTTTTGGACATCGACGAGCTGAACCAGCGATTGCTGGCTGGCGAGTTTGATCTGGCCAAAACCAGCTTTCACGCGGCATTGCTGATGGCGGACGAAACCGTCGTCTTGCCCGTTGGATCGGCGTTGGGATTCGGCGTCGGACCGTTGCTGCTGGCCGCCCGAGGCAACACCCGGCCGGAAGATTCGCAGCAGATCACGCTCTGTCCGGGTGAACACACCACGGCACACTTGTTGTTCCGGCTGTTTTTCCCCGAAACGACGTCCGTTCGGCAGGTCATCTTTTCGGACATCATGCCGGCGTTGCAGAACGAGTCGGCCGATTTCGGCGTCTGCATCCACGAAGGCCGATTCACTTATCAAGATTCGGGACTGCATTTGGCCGCCGATTTGGGCGAAATGTGGGAAAAAGAGACCCGCCGGCCTCTCCCGTTGGGGGGATTGGTCATGCGGGACCGTTTCGACAGTTCGGCGATGGCGACCGCCTGTAACGTGATTCGTCGATCGCTTGAATCGGCGCGTCAAAACCCCGATTCAGCTCTTCCGGCGATGCGACGATACGCCCAAGAGATGGACGATAACGTGCTGATGAAGCACGTGGAGCTCTACGTGAACGATTGGACCGTCGATCTGGGCGAGCTCGGCCGGGACGCTCTCACCACGCTGTCGCTGCGGGCTCAGCAGGTTGGCTTGGGCACATCGAAGCTCCGCTTTTTCTGCGGCGAAACCGGCATCCACGGTTAA
- a CDS encoding protein kinase domain-containing protein — translation MDSRSLPPADSSHPDRSAVLPEGSTVQRRQMAAAESDAASESAGPELHRSSGRPTSSERSNQEAELAEASPSDESRSSSKAARSKSSGSAFDEVIEGADTVIRAGSSRSNISATQSHRMTGDSFPLRGSSHNSHRANTPASITRELGGQRLNHFLLLDQIGGGGMGAVFRARDEQLGRTVAVKVIPFAADDPDLQRRFRNEAQSAAKLDHPLIARVFDVGNDGPWHYIVFEYIDGANVRDMVANEGPLSLDDALYFTIQVAEAIGHASRRGIVHRDIKPSNVIVTTDGSVKLVDMGLARSDNFDTSEDMTASGVTLGTFDYISPEQARDPRLADIRSDLYSLGCSLFYMLTGSPPFPGGTMLQKLLSHGNAAIPDVREQREDVPAEMTAILNKMLAKTPEERYQRSETLIADLRELAARENLPRSRGVAVTMVEDDDHRESMRRLRRHLPWMIAAAVLLFSALAVELISLPTRREFNRVVSSSVSEDAIESKAPRSIDLPPGIQGELRTEEATGNGTDTINPPGTESNMESMPRAAADADLPSANGTTNVAPGITNPGLLPPGQLPASSVGDRIPDNGVAATGTASGGTAGMPDARTLPGDASPTAGALSGNTATSAIGSEIPSLPPNLQPGSVVSGSVIPGNTPLAGGLTASEGVSPSSTEASAGNPMPSLEIDPPQLSGLPLPPGMGNEVFQTLPLVPRVVEPDEATMDTAPATSLTDSATDSATDRDGNTSPLTGDSVGTPVPPNALAASMLLPNAERSADTVAGIDSTSPRSRTSGSPTEAMTIPAPTRIQIVSAEALRVPQLREEAARAGVQLATTLADALQLSNEFEIERIDIATPKLVSAPVIIPRSDLILSSSLPGGTEIVFRSTDNVDMQRSEMMTIGSHRIEMSGLHFSWTVPATETDGGALFAINDNRRVRLRDCSITIDNATRRDDVQAFSVVTDPERLPYDRIESTAVTQTNGALPLVSIEMFNVIIRGQITMLRMDVAAELQLLWENGLLAVSRRMIEMGGALEPPRPSSGSVRLSLEQLTAITPKGLLQMRMGVSSRYPVEIERRAEECVFVVDAGIPHIELTGIPRVDRDEIWVRLRGSGNAYDTDTTLDDPMLLIRDELGQTRITTMSDLLEILEDPPPWMNERPPRWTVRWTEKLPETTPSNRWTPSDFRQDGSVVGGFQERTLPRMPMEATFDFPPSP, via the coding sequence ATGGATTCCCGGTCGCTTCCACCTGCCGATTCCTCGCACCCGGACCGTTCAGCGGTTTTGCCGGAGGGGTCCACGGTGCAGCGTCGCCAAATGGCGGCGGCTGAATCCGATGCAGCTTCCGAGTCGGCGGGCCCAGAGCTGCACAGAAGCTCAGGGCGGCCCACAAGCTCAGAGCGATCCAATCAAGAAGCCGAATTGGCCGAAGCCTCGCCATCAGACGAAAGCCGTTCGTCCAGCAAAGCGGCACGTTCCAAATCGAGCGGGTCGGCCTTTGACGAAGTGATCGAAGGTGCGGACACGGTCATTCGAGCGGGCTCGAGCCGGTCCAACATTTCTGCAACGCAGTCTCACCGGATGACCGGCGACTCCTTTCCGCTTCGTGGTTCGTCGCACAACTCTCACCGTGCTAACACGCCGGCGTCCATTACTCGCGAACTCGGTGGGCAGCGACTGAATCACTTCCTGCTGCTGGATCAAATCGGTGGCGGTGGGATGGGCGCGGTCTTCCGGGCTCGCGATGAACAACTGGGTCGCACCGTCGCGGTGAAAGTGATTCCGTTTGCCGCTGACGATCCGGACTTGCAACGTCGATTTCGAAACGAGGCACAAAGTGCGGCCAAGCTTGATCACCCACTGATCGCTCGCGTCTTTGATGTGGGCAACGACGGACCGTGGCACTACATCGTTTTTGAATACATCGATGGGGCGAACGTTCGTGACATGGTCGCCAACGAAGGCCCGTTGTCGCTGGACGATGCGTTGTACTTCACCATCCAAGTCGCCGAAGCGATTGGCCACGCGTCGCGCCGGGGCATCGTTCATCGCGACATCAAACCGTCCAACGTGATTGTGACAACGGATGGATCCGTGAAGTTGGTGGACATGGGCTTGGCCCGATCCGACAACTTCGACACCAGCGAAGACATGACGGCCAGCGGTGTTACCTTGGGCACGTTTGATTACATCTCGCCCGAGCAAGCTCGCGACCCGCGGTTGGCGGACATTCGCAGCGACCTCTATTCGCTCGGTTGTTCGCTGTTTTACATGCTGACAGGATCGCCACCGTTTCCCGGTGGAACGATGCTGCAAAAGCTGCTGAGCCACGGCAACGCGGCCATCCCCGACGTTCGTGAACAGCGCGAAGATGTGCCCGCGGAAATGACGGCGATTCTGAACAAGATGCTCGCCAAAACACCGGAGGAACGCTATCAGCGCAGCGAAACGCTGATCGCTGACCTGCGCGAATTGGCGGCTCGCGAGAATCTGCCACGCAGCCGGGGCGTCGCCGTCACGATGGTTGAAGACGACGACCACCGCGAATCCATGCGGCGATTGCGTCGCCATTTGCCTTGGATGATTGCGGCTGCCGTGTTGCTGTTCAGCGCGTTGGCGGTGGAACTGATCTCGCTCCCCACTCGACGTGAATTCAACCGAGTTGTCTCGTCGTCGGTTTCCGAAGATGCCATCGAATCCAAAGCTCCCCGTTCGATCGACTTGCCACCGGGAATACAAGGCGAACTGAGAACGGAGGAAGCGACCGGCAACGGGACCGACACGATCAATCCTCCCGGTACAGAATCCAACATGGAATCGATGCCGAGAGCAGCCGCAGACGCCGACCTTCCCAGCGCGAATGGCACCACCAATGTCGCTCCCGGCATCACCAATCCCGGCCTATTGCCACCGGGACAATTACCCGCGTCATCCGTGGGCGATCGCATTCCGGACAACGGAGTTGCTGCAACCGGAACGGCGAGCGGCGGGACGGCGGGCATGCCGGACGCTCGCACGCTTCCCGGCGACGCTTCACCAACCGCCGGTGCACTCAGTGGCAACACCGCAACCTCAGCCATCGGCAGCGAGATCCCCTCCTTGCCGCCCAATCTGCAACCGGGATCGGTTGTGTCAGGTTCCGTCATCCCTGGGAATACACCACTGGCCGGCGGGCTGACCGCATCGGAAGGCGTCTCGCCGAGCAGCACCGAAGCCAGCGCCGGCAATCCAATGCCCAGCTTGGAAATCGATCCGCCGCAACTGAGCGGTTTGCCACTTCCGCCCGGCATGGGCAACGAAGTCTTTCAAACGCTTCCTTTGGTTCCTCGCGTGGTTGAGCCCGACGAAGCAACCATGGACACCGCCCCAGCAACCAGCCTCACTGACTCTGCCACGGATTCTGCCACTGACCGCGACGGCAATACCAGCCCGCTGACCGGTGATTCCGTCGGCACTCCTGTCCCTCCAAACGCACTCGCAGCCAGCATGCTGCTGCCCAACGCAGAACGCTCCGCTGACACGGTGGCGGGCATCGATAGCACCTCGCCTCGTTCGCGAACCAGCGGCTCACCAACGGAGGCGATGACCATTCCGGCACCAACACGGATCCAGATTGTTTCGGCCGAAGCGTTGCGGGTTCCTCAACTGCGCGAAGAAGCGGCTCGTGCGGGCGTCCAGTTGGCGACGACGCTAGCCGATGCATTGCAGCTGTCGAATGAGTTTGAAATTGAACGCATCGACATCGCGACTCCCAAACTGGTTTCGGCCCCCGTCATCATTCCCCGAAGCGATTTGATTCTGTCATCGAGTTTGCCAGGCGGAACCGAAATCGTGTTTCGCTCGACCGACAACGTCGACATGCAGCGAAGTGAAATGATGACCATTGGTTCGCACCGCATCGAGATGTCCGGTCTGCACTTCAGTTGGACCGTGCCTGCGACCGAAACCGATGGCGGCGCACTCTTCGCGATCAATGACAACCGTCGTGTTCGCCTACGCGATTGCTCCATCACAATCGACAATGCGACACGACGCGATGACGTCCAAGCGTTCAGCGTCGTCACCGATCCGGAACGGTTGCCTTACGACCGCATTGAGAGCACCGCTGTGACGCAGACCAATGGTGCACTGCCGTTGGTGTCGATTGAAATGTTCAACGTCATTATCCGCGGCCAGATCACCATGCTTCGCATGGACGTTGCCGCCGAGTTGCAATTGCTGTGGGAAAACGGACTGCTCGCGGTATCACGCCGGATGATTGAAATGGGCGGAGCGTTGGAACCACCACGTCCATCGTCGGGGTCCGTTCGATTGTCGCTGGAACAATTGACCGCGATCACCCCAAAAGGCTTGCTGCAGATGCGGATGGGCGTCAGCTCTCGATATCCGGTCGAAATCGAACGTCGCGCGGAAGAATGCGTCTTCGTCGTCGATGCGGGAATTCCTCACATTGAATTAACCGGAATCCCACGTGTCGACCGCGATGAGATTTGGGTCCGTCTGCGTGGTTCCGGAAACGCGTATGACACCGACACGACCCTCGACGACCCGATGCTCCTGATTCGCGACGAATTGGGGCAAACTCGGATCACGACCATGAGTGATTTGCTTGAAATCCTGGAGGACCCGCCGCCTTGGATGAACGAGCGTCCACCTCGATGGACCGTCCGCTGGACCGAAAAACTGCCTGAAACCACCCCCTCCAACAGGTGGACACCGAGTGATTTTAGGCAAGATGGATCGGTCGTGGGTGGATTCCAGGAGCGGACTCTCCCTAGAATGCCGATGGAAGCAACATTTGACTTTCCCCCCTCACCGTGA
- a CDS encoding FAD-dependent oxidoreductase — protein sequence MHTPLHLPTRLRHGWHRFGCWQIGLACLLLANASHFAFADDTKHDVVVYGGTAAAVTAAIQSADMGQSVVMVSPDVHLGGLTSGGLGWTDTGNKNVIGGLAKNFYHRVYKHYRDDASWNFQTRASYGNRAQGHRASDDDDATMWVFEPHVAEMILEEMLAERDITVIRDAWLNRENGVTTSDGRIQSIRTLDGQTFAGRMFIDATYEGDLIAAAGVSTTFGREGIADYNEPHAGVQTGVLHHSHHFDVLPRRVDPYIVPGDPSSGVLPLVSPDPPGEFGSADHRVQAYCFRTCMTNHEANRIPWKKPEGYDPATYEIMARTFEAGWRNVFNKFDPLPNFKTDTNNHGPVSFDNIGANYDYPEASYERRKEIIEQHERYQRGLLYFIATDPRVPKEVQDEINRWGLAADEFTDNDHWPHQIYVREARRMVGQFVMTENHLRKDLPTPESVGMGSYSIDSHNTQRYITPEGYVQNEGDLGVSTRGPYMIAMGSLLPKKDQCENLLSPVCVSATHAAFGSIRMEPVFMILGQSAATIAALANESDVAVQEVPYETVRKRLLDDKQILEAPAGSTTTQHANARNLKSIAGITVDDAQAKRSSGWSQSHATGDFYGWGYHHDGNARDVVKTATFQTNLPKSGAYEVRVSYPASDNRSKQTRIDIEHSEGTTTHRIDQTKPVGDKKANSLLLLGTYRFDKNQPAKVVISNEDANGYVVIDVVNWQPVSEQ from the coding sequence ATGCACACTCCTCTCCATCTGCCAACAAGACTTCGTCATGGCTGGCACCGCTTTGGCTGCTGGCAAATTGGTTTGGCTTGCCTGCTGCTCGCGAACGCGTCCCACTTCGCCTTCGCCGACGATACCAAGCACGACGTGGTGGTTTACGGTGGCACGGCCGCAGCGGTTACCGCCGCCATCCAGTCGGCCGACATGGGGCAATCCGTCGTCATGGTTTCACCCGATGTGCACCTCGGCGGACTCACCAGCGGCGGCCTCGGGTGGACAGACACCGGCAACAAGAACGTGATTGGTGGACTGGCCAAAAACTTCTATCACCGCGTCTACAAACACTATCGAGACGATGCGTCGTGGAACTTCCAAACCCGGGCCAGCTACGGCAACCGAGCTCAGGGCCACCGTGCCAGCGACGACGATGATGCGACGATGTGGGTATTCGAACCGCACGTCGCCGAAATGATCCTGGAAGAGATGCTCGCCGAACGCGATATCACCGTGATCCGCGACGCGTGGCTGAATCGCGAAAATGGAGTGACCACGTCCGATGGACGCATTCAATCCATTCGAACGCTGGACGGCCAAACCTTCGCCGGCCGCATGTTTATTGACGCAACTTACGAAGGCGACTTGATCGCCGCTGCCGGGGTCTCGACGACGTTTGGACGCGAGGGCATCGCGGACTACAACGAACCTCACGCCGGCGTGCAAACCGGCGTGCTGCATCACTCTCACCACTTTGACGTGTTGCCGCGGCGAGTTGATCCCTACATCGTCCCCGGTGACCCCAGCAGTGGGGTGTTGCCTTTGGTCAGCCCCGACCCACCGGGCGAATTTGGTTCCGCCGATCATCGTGTTCAAGCTTATTGCTTTCGGACCTGCATGACGAATCACGAGGCAAACCGCATCCCATGGAAGAAGCCCGAAGGCTATGACCCTGCGACCTACGAGATCATGGCTCGCACCTTTGAAGCGGGATGGCGGAACGTGTTCAACAAATTCGATCCGCTTCCCAACTTCAAAACGGACACCAACAACCACGGCCCCGTCAGCTTCGACAACATCGGTGCCAACTACGACTATCCCGAAGCAAGCTACGAGCGACGGAAGGAAATCATCGAACAGCATGAGCGTTATCAACGTGGGCTGCTGTACTTCATCGCGACTGACCCACGTGTTCCCAAGGAAGTCCAAGATGAGATCAATCGTTGGGGTTTGGCGGCGGATGAATTCACCGACAACGACCATTGGCCGCATCAGATCTATGTCCGCGAAGCGCGACGCATGGTGGGTCAATTTGTGATGACAGAAAACCATCTTCGCAAAGACCTGCCCACTCCCGAATCGGTCGGAATGGGTTCGTACAGCATCGACTCGCACAACACCCAGCGATACATCACGCCCGAAGGTTACGTGCAAAACGAAGGCGATCTTGGTGTCTCCACTCGCGGGCCGTACATGATCGCCATGGGATCGTTGTTGCCCAAAAAAGACCAGTGCGAGAATCTGCTGTCGCCCGTTTGCGTTTCGGCAACCCACGCCGCCTTTGGTTCGATCCGTATGGAACCCGTGTTCATGATTTTGGGCCAATCCGCCGCGACCATCGCGGCACTGGCCAACGAATCAGACGTTGCCGTGCAAGAGGTTCCCTACGAAACCGTCCGCAAACGCTTGTTGGACGACAAGCAAATTTTGGAAGCACCGGCGGGCAGCACCACAACGCAGCACGCCAATGCGCGGAACTTGAAATCGATCGCGGGAATCACCGTGGATGACGCTCAAGCAAAACGCAGCAGCGGTTGGAGCCAAAGTCATGCGACGGGCGACTTCTACGGATGGGGTTACCATCACGATGGCAACGCTCGCGACGTGGTGAAGACCGCGACGTTTCAGACCAATCTGCCGAAGTCGGGGGCATATGAAGTTCGCGTGAGCTATCCCGCCAGTGACAATCGATCCAAACAAACTCGCATCGACATCGAACACTCCGAAGGCACCACCACGCACCGCATCGATCAAACGAAGCCGGTTGGTGACAAGAAAGCCAATTCGTTGTTGCTGCTTGGAACGTACCGCTTTGACAAGAATCAGCCCGCGAAAGTGGTGATTTCCAATGAAGACGCCAACGGCTATGTCGTGATCGACGTCGTCAATTGGCAACCGGTGTCGGAGCAATGA
- a CDS encoding sigma-54 interaction domain-containing protein, with protein sequence MSSRGQLLPGVIGHSPAMREVDRVTRKVAVSNASVLILGETGTGKELIASAVHRLSHRSGGPFVKVNCGALSESLLESELFGHVRGAFTGAVANRAGRFEAADGGSIFLDEINSTTLTLQVKLLRVLQEKEFERVGDTSSHRTDARIIAASNRDLMRQVQLDEFREDLYWRLNVVPIELPALRHRREDIPALVAFFLDHYNEVNDRYVAHLGSGVMRALQDYHWPGNVRELQNYIERAVVMSDTDELVLDALPLCVRDPHQSAPVRELQSLAGGLKSTPVVGKTPAAMPATENRAGGPGGHNPAFDINRMDLKTLARIVVQRGLDEADDAENLHSVVVDQVERELISQLLMRCGGVQTKTASRLGMNRNTLSKKMKDYGLNIDD encoded by the coding sequence GTGAGTTCTCGAGGACAGTTGCTGCCTGGCGTCATCGGCCATTCGCCCGCGATGCGCGAAGTCGATCGCGTCACGCGAAAAGTCGCGGTGAGCAATGCATCGGTGCTGATCCTCGGGGAAACCGGAACGGGGAAAGAGCTGATCGCATCCGCGGTGCATCGTTTGAGTCACCGTAGCGGCGGTCCGTTCGTGAAGGTCAACTGCGGCGCACTCAGCGAAAGTTTGCTGGAAAGTGAATTGTTCGGTCACGTGCGTGGGGCCTTCACCGGTGCCGTTGCCAATCGTGCCGGACGATTCGAAGCCGCCGACGGTGGCAGTATCTTTTTGGACGAGATCAACTCCACAACGCTGACGTTGCAGGTCAAGCTGCTTCGTGTGTTGCAAGAGAAAGAATTCGAACGCGTCGGTGACACATCCAGTCATCGCACGGACGCTCGCATCATCGCCGCCAGCAACCGCGACTTGATGCGTCAGGTGCAACTGGATGAGTTTCGTGAAGACCTTTATTGGCGATTGAACGTGGTGCCAATCGAGTTGCCCGCATTGAGGCATCGTCGCGAAGACATTCCGGCGCTCGTTGCGTTCTTCTTGGATCACTACAACGAAGTCAACGACCGTTATGTCGCGCACTTGGGCAGCGGCGTGATGCGAGCCCTGCAAGATTACCATTGGCCCGGAAACGTTCGTGAGTTGCAAAACTACATCGAACGCGCCGTGGTGATGAGCGACACGGATGAATTGGTGCTCGATGCCTTGCCGTTGTGCGTTCGCGACCCACACCAAAGTGCACCCGTTCGCGAATTGCAGAGTTTGGCGGGCGGTTTGAAGTCAACGCCGGTTGTCGGCAAGACCCCCGCGGCCATGCCTGCCACCGAGAATCGTGCGGGCGGTCCAGGCGGCCACAATCCCGCGTTTGATATCAACCGAATGGATCTAAAAACGCTGGCACGAATCGTGGTGCAGCGCGGATTGGACGAAGCCGACGACGCCGAGAACCTGCATTCGGTCGTCGTCGATCAAGTCGAACGAGAATTGATTTCCCAGTTGCTCATGCGATGCGGCGGTGTGCAAACCAAAACCGCATCGCGTTTGGGAATGAATCGAAACACGTTGTCGAAGAAGATGAAAGACTACGGTCTGAACATCGACGACTGA
- a CDS encoding nitroreductase family protein encodes MAVNETDVEVLPVITERWSPYRFDSREVEDDKLRQCLEAARWAASSFNDQPWAWIVARRQDGEAFDAMLQCLVEANRDWAARAGVLICTVIRTNFSYNQKPNRVALHDLGAAAAHLTLQATSLGLQVHQMAGINMSQIRGQYQIPEGYEPATAIAIGYADEREPNSDLEQELEDRQSGPRERTPLTNQVFADAFGQSASWL; translated from the coding sequence ATGGCTGTGAACGAAACGGATGTAGAAGTATTACCCGTCATCACGGAGCGATGGAGCCCCTACCGATTTGATAGTCGCGAAGTGGAAGATGACAAATTGCGTCAGTGCTTGGAAGCCGCTCGTTGGGCGGCCAGCAGTTTCAACGATCAGCCGTGGGCCTGGATTGTTGCACGTCGCCAAGACGGCGAGGCGTTTGACGCGATGTTGCAATGTTTGGTGGAAGCCAACCGAGATTGGGCGGCGCGGGCCGGCGTTTTGATTTGCACCGTGATCCGAACCAACTTTTCCTACAATCAAAAACCCAATCGCGTTGCCCTGCACGATTTGGGGGCCGCCGCCGCACACCTGACACTTCAAGCCACGTCATTGGGACTGCAGGTGCACCAAATGGCGGGCATCAACATGAGTCAGATCCGCGGCCAGTACCAAATTCCCGAAGGCTACGAGCCCGCGACGGCCATCGCGATTGGCTATGCCGATGAACGGGAGCCCAATTCCGATCTGGAACAGGAATTGGAAGACCGTCAAAGCGGGCCGCGTGAACGCACGCCGCTGACGAATCAAGTCTTCGCTGACGCGTTCGGGCAATCCGCATCTTGGTTGTGA